Proteins from a genomic interval of Ficedula albicollis isolate OC2 chromosome 9, FicAlb1.5, whole genome shotgun sequence:
- the MCCC1 gene encoding methylcrotonoyl-CoA carboxylase subunit alpha, mitochondrial, which produces MRTAKKMGVKSVAVYSEADRNSMHVAMADEAYCIGPPPSQQSYLAMEKILEVAKVSAAQAIHPGYGFLSENTEFAELCKQQGIIFIGPPSSAIRDMGIKSTSKAIMSAAGVPVVEGYHGEDQSDECLKEHARRIGYPVMIKAVRGGGGKGMRIAHSEKEFLDQLESARREAKKSFNDDAMLIEKFVDNPRHVEVQVFGDQHGNAVYLFERDCSVQRRHQKIIEEAPGPGISPEVRRRLGEAAVKAAKAVNYVGAGTVEFIMDSQHNFYFMEMNTRLQVEHPVTEMITGTDLVEWQLRVAAGEKIPLTQEEILLQGHAFEARIYAEDPNNNFMPGAGPLLHLSTPPADRFTRIETGVRQGDEVSVHYDPMIAKLVVWAEDRQAALRRLRYSLHQYNIVGLSTNIDFLLSLSGHPQFEAGNVHTNFIPQHHDELFPTKKATPHEVMCQAALGLILKEKMLTDAFRDQSDDKFSPFASSTGRRINICYTRKMSLLDGENTVDVAVSYNQDGSYKMQIQDKTFQISGEILKEGDSLYLRSSVNGTVSKSKLVILDNTIYLFFPEGSAQVGLPVPKYLSAVSSGAEQSGAVAPMTGTVEKVFVKAGDKVQTGDPLMVMIAMKMEHTIRAPKAGVIKKVNFQEGAQANRHAPLVEFMDEEAESK; this is translated from the exons ATGCGAACAGCCAAGAAGATGGGGGTGAAGTCTGTGGCAGTTTATAGTGAAGCAGACAGGAATTCCATGCATGTAGCAATG GCAGATGAAGCGTATTGCATTGGCCCACCCCCCTCACAGCAGAGTTACTTGGCCATGGAGAAAATATTGGAGGTGGCCAAGGTCTCAGCAGCACAG GCTATTCATCCAGGTTATGGTTTCCTCTCGGAAAACACAGAGTTTGCAGAGCTGTGTAAGCAGCAGGGAATCATCTTCATAGGTCCTCCTTCATCTGCTATCAGAGATATGGGTATTAAAAG CACTTCCAAAGCTATAATGTCTGCTGCTGGCGTTCCTGTTGTTGAAGGTTATCATGGAGAAGATCAGTCTGATGAGTGTCTAAAGGAACATGCCAGGAGAATTGGATACCCAGTAATGATAAAAGCTGTCCGTGGGGGTGGAGGAAAG GGCATGAGGATTGCTCACTCAGAAAAGGAATTTCTGGACCAATTAGAATCAGCAAGGAGAGAAGCAAAGAAGTCTTTTAATGATGATGCAATGCTGATTGAGAAATTTGTAGATAATCCAAG GCATGTTGAAGTCCAGGTATTTGGTGACCAGCATGGCAATGCAGTGTATTTGTTTGAAAGAGACTGCAGTGTGCAAAGGAGGCATCAGAAAATCATTGAAGAGGCACCAGGG CCAGGAATTAGTCCAGAGGTTCGAAGGAGACTTGGAGAGGCTGCTGTCAAAGCAGCTAAAGCAGTGAATTACGTGGGAGCAG gaaCAGTTGAATTTATTATGGACTCCCAGCATAATTTTTACTTCATGGAGATGAATACCAGGCTGCAAGTGGAGCACCCAGTTACAGAGATGATCACTGGAACAGACTTGGTGGAATGGCAGCTCAGG GTTGCAGCAGGAGAGAAGATTCCTCTAACACAGGAAGAGATCCTGCTCCAGGGCCATGCATTTGAAGCCAGAATATATGCTGAAGACCCTAATAATAACTTTATGCCAGGAGCTGGGCCACTGTTGCACTTATCTACCCCCCCTGCAGATCGTTTCACCAGGATAGAGACTGGAGTCAGGCAAG GTGATGAGGTTTCTGTGCACTATGACCCCATGATTGCAAAGCTGGTTGTTTGGGCTGAGGACCGACAGGCAGCTCTCAGAAGGCTGCGCTACAGTTTGCACCAGTATAAT ATTGTAGGATTAAGCACTAATATTGATTTCTTACTGAGCCTGTCAGGACACCCACAGTTTGAGGCTGGAAATGTGCACACTAATTTCATTCCTCAGCACCATGATGAATTATTTCCAACCAAAAAGGCAACTCCACATGAAGTTATGtgtcaggcagctctggggctcatCCTGAAAGAGAAGATGCTAACAGATGCTTTTAGAGATCAGTCAGATG aTAAATTCTCACCCTTTGCATCCAGCACTGGTAGAAGAATAAATATATGTTACACTAGAAAAATGTCTCTGCTGGACGGGGAAAATA CTGTGGATGTAGCAGTAAGTTACAATCAAGATGGATCATACAAAATGCAG ATTCAAGATAAAACGTTCCAGATTTCTGGAGAGATATTGAAAGAAGGTGACTCACTTTACTTGAGGTCTTCAGTAAATGGAACAGTGTCTAAGTCCAAGTTGGTCATTTTGGACAACACCATTTATCTGTTCTTCCCG GAGGGCAGTGCTCAGGTTggcctccctgtgcccaagtACTTGTCTGCAGTGAGTTCAGGGGCAGAGCAAAGTGGAGCTGTGGCACCCATGACAGGCACAGTAGAAAAG GTGTTTGTGAAGGCAGGGGATAAGGTTCAGACTGGAGACCCTCTAATGGTTATGATAGCTATGAAAATGGAG cACACCATAAGGGCTCCCAAGGCAGGAGTGATTAAAAAGGTCAATTTCCAAGAAGGTGCCCAGGCCAACAGACATGCTCCACTCGTTGAATTCATGGATGAAGAGGCAGAGTCAAAGTAA